One stretch of Peptostreptococcaceae bacterium DNA includes these proteins:
- a CDS encoding YbaK/EbsC family protein: protein MSIESVRKEFEEKRFAYKIIEFEASTATVELAAEALGVEPGRIAKTMAFDLKGEDVLVLMKGDTRIDNKKFKAVFGKKAKMVPSEVIEERTGHPMGGVCPFGNVKGLRVFMDESLKVYDVVYPAAGSRHSAVEISVKELAAYTGNKWISIGKE, encoded by the coding sequence ATGAGCATTGAGAGCGTGAGAAAGGAATTTGAAGAAAAGAGGTTTGCTTACAAAATCATTGAATTTGAAGCAAGTACCGCAACTGTCGAGTTGGCGGCAGAGGCACTGGGCGTAGAGCCCGGCAGAATTGCAAAGACGATGGCATTCGACCTAAAGGGCGAGGATGTCCTAGTTTTAATGAAGGGCGACACAAGGATAGACAACAAGAAATTTAAGGCCGTTTTTGGCAAAAAGGCCAAGATGGTGCCGTCCGAAGTCATAGAGGAAAGAACAGGCCATCCAATGGGAGGGGTATGTCCTTTTGGCAATGTAAAAGGCCTAAGAGTTTTTATGGATGAAAGTCTCAAGGTGTACGATGTAGTGTATCCCGCTGCGGGGTCGAGGCATTCAGCGGTTGAGATATCGGTTAAGGAATTGGCTGCCTATACCGGAAACAAATGGATTTCAATAGGAAAGGAGTAG
- a CDS encoding pyridoxamine 5'-phosphate oxidase family protein: MAREMRRKDRQVSEEKAWEMMRNAEWGTLSLASAGGEPYGVPVNFACNDKTIYIHCAKEGRKLDIIKENGRAAFCVVPLAETRPETFTTAYSSAMATGRICIAPEGDKRRALELLIEKYCAGLEKEGTAYIDKLYARTEVIKFVVESISGKSNI, translated from the coding sequence ATGGCAAGAGAAATGCGCAGAAAAGACAGGCAGGTTTCGGAAGAAAAGGCCTGGGAAATGATGAGAAACGCTGAGTGGGGAACTCTGTCCCTTGCATCGGCGGGTGGCGAGCCATACGGAGTGCCCGTCAATTTTGCCTGTAACGATAAAACAATATACATACATTGTGCAAAGGAAGGACGAAAGTTGGACATTATAAAAGAGAATGGAAGAGCGGCGTTTTGCGTAGTTCCTTTAGCCGAAACAAGGCCGGAAACATTTACAACCGCATACTCAAGCGCAATGGCGACGGGAAGGATTTGCATAGCTCCCGAGGGGGATAAGCGAAGGGCCCTCGAACTCCTGATTGAAAAATATTGCGCTGGGCTTGAGAAAGAGGGAACGGCATATATCGACAAGCTATACGCCAGAACGGAAGTCATAAAGTTTGTAGTAGAATCAATTTCAGGGAAATCGAATATTTGA